From the genome of Paralichthys olivaceus isolate ysfri-2021 chromosome 4, ASM2471397v2, whole genome shotgun sequence:
ATGGAccatatatatttcttttttaatttttagcATTTATGTGCTTGAGACGGAGGCACCATCCCTCCCAACATGTGTGTTATGAATGACCAGACAGAGCTGCTCTGGCACAAATACACCCTGGTGGACTCCTGCAGGGCCGTCTGCTTCTCAGGGCAGTGCAGTAATCATTTTTATCCTGCTGATTTCCCAAATAGAAATGGACAtgtatgataaaaatgtcaggGCCACTCCACATGTCAGTGCACTAACAGGATTACATGTCACTTTCTAATGTCTCGCTCTGTTTTCCTTTGCCATGAATGGCCACATTATTGCACACAGGAACTTTGTGGTAATATATGGTAAGAGACAAGTAGCTCTTTATGGCCTGTGATTATTTAGTTTGAATGAAACCAGTGATTTATGCCCATTTAGCTGAAAAGCCCTGTAAATTCCCTCAGCTGCATTTCCCCTGGATATAGAGTGAGTGGAGTGAAAGTGACAACTGGGTTTGGTGTGGAAATGTACGCCGCGTCCCACAGTTATATTTAATATACCTGACATGAAAAACGTGCCTACCTACTTACCACCACCCACAGCACAAAGGAAAGTGCAGACCGCTGAGCTTGGGTTGAATCAGAGTGAGGGAGTAAATACTGAATTAGGAAAATATGAAGCGTAGTGGCAGAAAAACCACCAGCTATTAGAGCATGTTGAGAAATGTAGCCAGGCATCTGGTGGGTCAACATTTGAATCATGTGCCGTTTCTTTCATGCCACACAAACTGGAATGGAAACGGTCGAGCCTGTCCAGAACGAGTGCTCTGGGTGGAGTTGTGCAGATGCAGTGTGATGTGGATGAGGGTTAGTGGAGCAGCGGCATATTGTCCACATGGATGGCTTGGCTCTGCAAGCCTGATGGAGCCTTGTCCAGCATCTCAATGTCTCCAACACAAATAGCCACATTCATCCACTCCTCTCACACCATTACACCTAAAAGACTCAAAGCCAGCCCATCCATAAATAGAGCcaaatttgtttttcagcagcactgcagtcgaacaaaacaccaacagagatgaaaacatcagaggagtGGCTACAATATCATGTGCTtcctaatttctttttttattcagggATGGTGTTTATAAGAAAGAGTGCAGGGTCAGTTGGTCAGAGCTTGGTAAAAGGGCCTCTCATTGCATGCCTACTGGCTGGCACAATAGAGCTACTAATCTTCTTATTTACAATCCAGAGGCTGGCCATATCTTAATGAAGCTGTAATGAGCTGTTGAAAAGCCCTGAATTGCAGGAGGGATTATTGAATTGAAACAACTCTGGTAATCATAACGTTCGAGTAGCCACTCAGTATTTACTGCCCATTGAGCTACATTTTTATCCACTTATTAGACTGGATGGCtcaagcttgttttttttttcttttttgtctgatTCTGACCCTGCTgtgttatgtgtttgtttattctctGTGAAGCCAGGCATTGTGGTTGCATTCCCAATGCATCCAGGTGTGCACGTATGCTATCTGCTGGGTGATTACGAGTCGCTGACAGACCGGCGAGACTGAAAACCAGAGGAAATAAACAGCGGGATCTGTGAACAAAAATGAGCACTTTGCATAAAATGGACTCTGCACTAGTCTGCTGCAGTTAAGCAGCACATGTTAATACTGCAAAACCAGGGCTGTAAAATAATACAGAAGAAATAAACCCTACAAGCAAATtgaaaggaggaaaaaggaTACTTGCCTTGTTGAGTTCGCAGCGTTCACCGCGTCAAAGACTGAGACACTTACTAGAGGTATAGTTTTCTGTTTAGCATCCTTTCACAGAGTAGAAGTGCCACTTCACCATTGAGCATTTGTCAGTTTATGGATGTTGCTGTCATGTCAGCCTTCCCgtacacacactgtgcagcGCAGTGTGTAAATAAAAGAGAGGAGGCATAGACATGGGCGACAGGAACACGGCGCACACACAGAAGGCACGTCTCACTTCAtacctgcagaggaaacatcacACTGTAGCAGAGTGCGCAGGCAGTCATAATCATTTTAATCTCTCTTAACTATACAGTCTGGGCCaatttgatctgttttattttcatttttaatatcagTCCTAACATGCCCCTGGATGCCATTAGCTGACCCTGTGCtcctgtttggtttgttgcTGCAGGTCTCAGCATCCGCGGTGCCCAGGAGGAGGACCCCCCGGACCCCCAGCTCATGCGTTTAGACAACATGCTGCTGGCAGAGGGCGTGGCGGGACCAGAGAAAGGTGGCGGATCTGCCGCtgccgcagcagcagccgcgGCCTCGGGCGGAGCTGCCGACAACTCCATCGAACATTCCGACTACAGAGCCAAACTCACCCAGATCAGACAGATCTATCACACGGAGCTGGAGAAATACGAACAGGTAAGGATGCGTATACTACACACAACCGGAGAATAACAtaaataatgttgtgtttgaaaagGCTCATGACCACTGGCTTGCAGTCGAATGAACCCTTTGCTTTGTACGTGATACTCCACATTACTTTAGAGCAGCTTCTTCCCTGAATTTGCAAAGAAAATTGCAAAGAATATGGTGACAGAGGAAAGTTTGGTGTCAGCTTGGGAAAAAATTGTGTTGTAGTTGATCACACAGATCCAAAGGAGTGCCTTAATCATCTGTGTTAAATGAAAGTATGATCATCTCCTTCACCCAGCACTTTGAGCTCGCCATTAAACACAGAGGCATTATGAGTGAAAATAGAAGGTGCAACAGTGATGCCTCAGCAAGCCAGCGAGGTAAATTAGACTAATTTACTCTGCGCTCTCCAAGAGAGGAGGTGGGTACGTGGGGGCACGCAGCACTTCGCCTGGAGTAAATGCATCTTTCTTAAGGGTGTTTCCAGGTTTTAATTATCTAAATGTAAATACTTAACGAATTTTACTCAGAGTAATGAGCTAAAGTGTGCACTACGTAAatgagttattctaattaatcatGTATGAACCGGTTTAACGAAAAGCTGTTTAAATTCACTCTGCGTTAGGGCCTGGCCAAATTGCAAATCTGCATTCACAGTATATTCAGGGATTGACTTCACCTATTATGTCGTCTAAGTAATATGTAGATGGTGCACTCACATGAAGCTGTCACCAGTGTGCATGTAATGTCTTCTTTTCCAATGTGAAACAAAGGAGAGTTTTCTAAGTACTAAAAATCTCACTGCTGTGACGTTTGCTGTTTCCGTCTCTCTTTCGTCAGGCGTGTAATGAATTCACTACACATGTGATGAACCTGCTGAGGGAACAGTCTCGCACGCGGCCCATCTCTCCTAAAGAGATTGAGCGCATGGTGGGAATCATCCACCGCAAGTTCAGCTCCATCCAGATGCAACTGAAACAAAGCACCTGTGAGGCTGTCATGATCCTGCGCTCCAGATTCCTTGATGCCAGGTcagtggattgtgtgtgtgtagtgtatatACCATACATgtatgtgcgtgtttgtgtgtgtgtggtatttgtCGCTTCTGTATGACCCATATATTAGCAAATCCATTGGGCGAGGTCATTTTTAGACTTTGCAGGTCTGAACTTTGTTTTTCCGTTCCTCTCACTTTTCTGGCACAACACACAGCATGAGCACTGCAGAGATGCATGATTTTAATTATGTCCATGTTCCTCACATTATCCATTTTCAAGACAATCATGCTCTCACACCTGAGAGCAGTTACGACCAAAATGAAATGGGGACCGAGTCGAGTGCGTAATGGATGGCGGGGAGGTCATCAGCAGGTGTTGTGGATTACTCTAATCACTAACAGCACGGTGCAGTGTGGCGCTCTGCAGAGAGCGGCACAAGTTCGGGGCCAAACAAGCCAAGTGGAAGCACATTTGCTGCCCACTGCCTGTGTGAAGCGCAGTAAACAAGGCAAAATAAGCAAATGCTCAACAACATGATAAGTAGTGCCCTTGGGAGAGAAGGGGACCCAGATCTAGTTAGAGTTTGCTTGTTTCTACTGGAGATCCCTGGGGCTGTGGCACTTCAGGAACAATGCTCAACTGTGCATGCCGTGATTTCTATAATGTACCGAGATGCACTCCGACTGGGCTTTGCGCTCCATCACGAAGCCCACCCATCCACTGCACTAAACTCCACAGATTACACGCTTGGACTGGAGATTGGAGACCAACAGACCAAATTAAAcattgtatgtgtttttgtgactgtgtgtttgtttgcgtgtgtggttgtgtgtggttgtgtgctTGTCATTTTATTGGTTGAGTCTAGTCTTCTGTGTGTTGACGGGCCTCTTGGAGCAGGACACGATATTCTGCTCCTGAGGGCCCCTTTGAGCCCATTCCTCATTATTTTCACCATTTATGTGTAAGATTGATTGTGCAATTTGTGCGATCCAAATGGATGAGTTAATGCTGGTCCCCACTAATAGGCTTGCCCGGCCTTCTCTCGTTTTTCTTCCCACTCAGGCGGAAAAGGAGAAACTTCAGCAAGCAGGCGACGGAAATTTTGAACGAATATTTCTACTCGCACCTCAGCAACCCATATCCCAGCGAGGAGGCTAAGGAGGAGCTGGCCAAGAAGTGCAGCATCACAGTTTCCCAGGTGGGTAGTGCTCATCCTATAACAGTAGCTGGTGGGTAATCAGTGTGGGGAAAGGCTAAAGCCTAGAGGGATAGTTACCGTGGGTCACACCACTGAGACACAATGTCCTTACCTAACCTTGACATTGTGACTGCCTAATGATGCTTCAGTCAAGGCTGGTCCCAGTCAGTCAGAGCAGGGCCACAGGGAGGGGAGGCCTATATCATCTTGGCCTCAATCAAAGCACTATGCTGTCCTTCCTTAGCCACCCCAGCGCTGGGTCCCCTGCCATTCCCCCCCCTCATTCCCATCTACCATGTGTGCTCTCTCTGTTGCTCAGGTCATAAgttaggaagaaaaaaaatggcatCATCCATTACTTTAAGAAAAGCAGTTAAAGTCTGGTGCTTCAAAGCACTGGATGATACTGggtatttatttgtatgtttgctGTTCAAGTGACCTTGCAGGACTCTGCTAATTCACAgtaatattttagattttaaagatGCGACTTTCCCACTTTTATAAATATACAGCAAAGCCTCCTTGTTCCTGAAGGCAATATCTCTCACACCTAACCCCCA
Proteins encoded in this window:
- the pbx3b gene encoding pre-B-cell leukemia transcription factor 3b isoform X8, with amino-acid sequence MSFSICVAQCTDSLAATMDDQARIMQSIGGVSLAGHSVQGGMVLPPPHGHDGTDGDGRKQDIGDILHQIMTITDQSLDEAQAKKHGLNCHRMKPALFSVLCEIKEKTGLSIRGAQEEDPPDPQLMRLDNMLLAEGVAGPEKGGGSAAAAAAAAASGGAADNSIEHSDYRAKLTQIRQIYHTELEKYEQACNEFTTHVMNLLREQSRTRPISPKEIERMVGIIHRKFSSIQMQLKQSTCEAVMILRSRFLDARRKRRNFSKQATEILNEYFYSHLSNPYPSEEAKEELAKKCSITVSQVSNWFGNKRIRYKKNIGKFQEEANLYAAKTAVNAAHAAAAAVQNSQANSPTTPNSGGYPAPCYQSDGRIQ